The Cohaesibacter gelatinilyticus genome contains a region encoding:
- a CDS encoding CpaF family protein gives MFGKRGSDAKASGPAPKMKVTSTPAAPMEKPKPASEPLEQNYEAIEDKQSAKSEQYFDIKTSVFGALIDTIDLAQMARLDSDSAREEIRDIVSEIIALKNIVLSIAEQEDLLDDICNDVLGYGPLEPLLARDDIADIMVNGAEKTYIETSGKVYLTNVRFRDNGQLMNICQRIVSQVGRRVDESSPICDARLPDGSRVNVIAPPLSIDGPALTIRKFKKDKLTLDQLVKFGSISPEGAKILQIIGKVRCNIVISGGTGSGKTTLLNCLTNYIEGDERIVTCEDAAELQLQQPHVVRLETRPPNLEGEGQITMTDLVKNCLRMRPERIIVGEVRGFEAFDLLQAMNTGHDGSMGTLHANSPREALSRLEAMITMGGFNLPARTIREMIVGSVDVIVQASRLRDGSRRITHITEVIGMEGDVITTQDLFVYEIKGEDANGRLIGQHKSTGIGRPAFWERARYYNEENNLAAALDAAAEKHDF, from the coding sequence ATGTTTGGAAAACGCGGATCTGATGCAAAAGCGAGTGGCCCGGCACCCAAGATGAAGGTGACGAGCACGCCTGCTGCTCCAATGGAGAAGCCTAAGCCTGCTTCCGAACCACTGGAACAAAATTATGAAGCGATTGAAGATAAGCAAAGTGCCAAGTCTGAACAATACTTTGATATCAAAACTTCTGTTTTCGGTGCATTGATCGATACGATCGATTTGGCACAAATGGCTCGCTTGGATTCAGATTCCGCACGTGAGGAAATTCGCGATATCGTTTCCGAAATCATTGCACTGAAAAATATTGTTCTGTCGATTGCCGAGCAGGAAGATTTGCTGGACGATATCTGCAACGATGTCTTGGGCTATGGACCTCTTGAGCCGTTGTTGGCGCGTGACGACATTGCCGATATCATGGTCAATGGTGCGGAAAAAACCTATATCGAAACATCGGGTAAAGTATATCTGACCAATGTGCGCTTCCGTGACAATGGGCAATTGATGAATATCTGTCAACGGATCGTGTCTCAGGTTGGTCGGCGAGTTGATGAATCCAGTCCTATCTGTGATGCGCGTCTGCCGGACGGTTCTCGCGTAAACGTTATTGCGCCGCCATTGTCAATTGACGGTCCTGCTTTGACCATTCGTAAATTTAAGAAAGACAAGCTCACCCTTGATCAGCTGGTCAAGTTTGGCTCCATTTCGCCAGAAGGCGCCAAGATCCTGCAGATCATTGGCAAGGTACGCTGTAACATTGTGATTTCCGGCGGTACCGGTTCGGGTAAAACAACTTTGCTGAATTGTTTGACCAACTATATTGAAGGCGATGAACGCATCGTTACATGCGAAGATGCTGCCGAATTACAGCTTCAACAGCCCCATGTCGTGCGATTGGAAACGCGCCCACCAAACTTGGAAGGCGAAGGGCAGATCACCATGACGGATCTGGTCAAAAACTGTCTGCGTATGCGTCCTGAGCGTATCATCGTTGGTGAGGTTCGTGGTTTTGAGGCTTTTGACTTACTCCAGGCCATGAATACAGGTCATGATGGTTCCATGGGTACCTTGCACGCCAACTCACCAAGGGAAGCTCTCTCCCGTCTGGAAGCGATGATCACCATGGGTGGTTTTAATCTACCCGCCAGAACCATTCGCGAAATGATCGTCGGTTCGGTTGATGTTATCGTTCAGGCATCGCGTTTGAGAGATGGCTCACGGCGTATTACCCATATTACCGAAGTAATCGGCATGGAAGGTGATGTCATCACCACTCAGGATCTGTTCGTTTACGAGATCAAGGGCGAGGATGCCAATGGTCGATTGATTGGACAACATAAATCAACCGGTATCGGTCGCCCGGCCTTTTGGGAGCGGGCAAGATATTACAATGAGGAAAACAATCTGGCGGCAGCTTTGGATGCAGCGGCTGAGAAACATGATTTCTAA
- a CDS encoding tetratricopeptide repeat protein — translation MSALTSMRKSALIASVAMALIVGGCSSKKKSISTSSHNGAGYASEQALMESVTYWEKRYKSNRNDRDAALNYGQSLRHVGRIDQSLAVLERLATQASNDKVVLAAYGKVLAAKGRFKQALVVLDRAQNPTTPDWRLESAAGAINDQLGNFDVARSYYDKALLLAPGEPSILSNYGLSYLLEGNLPSAESYLREAAKHPKADSRVRQNLALVLGLQGNFSEAERIARSELSPRQAEANMAYLRTMMAERGNWNKIKKKKRS, via the coding sequence ATGTCCGCTCTCACATCCATGCGGAAGTCTGCTCTGATTGCATCAGTTGCCATGGCTTTGATTGTTGGAGGATGTTCCTCAAAGAAAAAGAGTATCTCAACCAGTTCACATAATGGTGCTGGATATGCCAGTGAACAAGCTTTGATGGAATCCGTCACTTATTGGGAAAAGCGCTATAAGAGCAATCGCAATGATCGGGACGCAGCGCTCAATTACGGACAATCCCTAAGACATGTCGGACGTATTGATCAGTCCCTTGCTGTGCTGGAACGACTGGCAACACAAGCATCAAACGACAAGGTGGTTCTTGCTGCATATGGCAAGGTGCTGGCAGCAAAAGGGCGTTTCAAACAAGCCCTCGTCGTGTTGGACCGAGCCCAGAATCCAACAACGCCGGACTGGCGACTTGAATCGGCAGCAGGCGCAATCAATGATCAATTGGGCAATTTCGATGTTGCCCGCTCTTATTATGACAAGGCATTGTTGCTGGCCCCTGGCGAGCCAAGCATCCTGTCCAATTATGGTCTGTCATATTTGCTTGAAGGCAACTTGCCGTCAGCTGAAAGCTATCTGCGAGAAGCTGCCAAACATCCAAAGGCCGATAGTCGGGTCCGTCAGAATTTGGCGTTGGTCCTCGGACTGCAAGGCAATTTTTCCGAGGCGGAAAGAATTGCAAGAAGCGAGCTTTCCCCGCGACAGGCTGAGGCCAATATGGCGTACTTGAGAACCATGATGGCGGAGCGAGGCAACTGGAACAAAATCAAGAAAAAGAAGAGAAGCTGA
- a CDS encoding ABC transporter ATP-binding protein, which produces MSKQASSAPLLQVRNLSVAFQQDGKTNLAVDRISFDLEKGETLALVGESGSGKSVSALSILKLLPYPAASHPTGKVQFDGQDLLQADDKTLRSVRGNRISMIFQEPMSSLNPLHTVEQQIGEVLSIHHGMSESQSRERVLELLNDVGIREPEKRLKSYPHQLSGGQRQRVMIAMALANEPELLIADEPTTALDVTVQAQILDLLRELQKSHGMALLFITHDLGIVERLADRVCVMTDGEIVESGDTAEIFANPQHTYTQHLLGSEPSGEALAVADDAPILLKTDDLKVWFPIKRGLLRRTVGHIKAVDGISLSIRKGETLGIVGESGSGKTTLGLALLRMISSDGPIVFQGDPINNLDSKAIRTMRGDMQIVFQDPFGSLSPRMSIADIVAEGLSIHAPDLSAEEQDRKVCHVLDEVGIDPETRHRYPHEFSGGQRQRVSIARAMILEPKFVMLDEPTSALDMSVQSQVVDLLRDLQARHGLTYLFISHDLKVVRALSNRVLVMRAGKVVEQGDVTQIFDAPQTDYTKALMAAALRMEAAPEGIVAD; this is translated from the coding sequence ATGAGCAAACAAGCCTCGAGCGCGCCTCTTTTGCAAGTTCGCAATCTGTCTGTTGCTTTCCAGCAGGATGGCAAAACAAACCTTGCCGTCGATAGGATCTCTTTTGATCTGGAGAAAGGGGAGACACTGGCTCTGGTCGGGGAATCCGGATCCGGCAAATCCGTCTCAGCCCTGTCAATTTTGAAGTTGCTACCCTATCCGGCAGCATCCCATCCAACCGGAAAAGTACAGTTTGATGGTCAGGATTTGCTGCAAGCGGACGATAAGACACTTCGTAGTGTACGCGGCAATCGCATTTCCATGATCTTTCAGGAGCCGATGAGTTCGCTTAATCCACTCCACACAGTGGAACAACAAATTGGTGAGGTCCTCTCCATTCACCATGGTATGAGCGAAAGTCAAAGCCGCGAGCGAGTTCTGGAACTACTCAATGACGTGGGTATTCGTGAACCTGAGAAACGCTTGAAAAGCTATCCGCATCAGCTTTCTGGCGGCCAGCGACAGCGTGTGATGATTGCCATGGCACTTGCCAATGAACCGGAGCTTCTTATTGCCGATGAGCCAACTACAGCATTGGACGTGACAGTTCAGGCACAAATCCTGGATCTGTTGCGAGAATTGCAAAAAAGCCATGGCATGGCCCTTCTCTTCATCACCCACGATCTGGGCATTGTCGAACGGTTGGCTGATCGCGTCTGCGTCATGACCGACGGCGAGATTGTTGAAAGCGGTGATACGGCTGAGATTTTTGCCAACCCTCAGCATACCTATACCCAGCATTTACTCGGGTCGGAACCTTCCGGCGAGGCGTTGGCTGTTGCAGATGATGCTCCAATCCTGCTCAAGACAGATGATCTGAAAGTCTGGTTCCCTATCAAGCGCGGACTGCTTCGCCGCACGGTCGGTCATATCAAGGCAGTGGACGGGATTTCACTTTCCATTCGAAAAGGGGAAACACTTGGTATCGTCGGAGAGTCCGGTTCAGGCAAAACCACCTTGGGATTGGCTCTTTTGCGTATGATTTCCTCCGATGGCCCAATTGTCTTTCAGGGCGATCCCATCAACAATCTGGATAGCAAGGCCATTCGCACCATGCGTGGTGACATGCAGATTGTCTTTCAGGATCCTTTTGGCTCTCTTTCTCCGCGCATGTCGATTGCCGATATCGTGGCGGAAGGGTTGTCCATACATGCTCCTGATCTATCAGCAGAAGAACAGGACCGCAAAGTCTGCCATGTACTGGATGAAGTGGGTATTGATCCTGAAACACGCCATCGTTACCCACACGAATTTTCCGGCGGTCAACGTCAACGCGTTTCCATTGCGCGCGCCATGATTCTGGAACCAAAATTCGTCATGCTCGACGAGCCAACCTCGGCTCTGGATATGAGTGTTCAGTCTCAGGTAGTCGATCTGTTGCGGGACCTGCAGGCTAGACATGGTTTGACTTATTTGTTTATCAGTCACGATTTGAAAGTTGTACGTGCCTTGTCAAATCGCGTGCTGGTTATGCGAGCTGGCAAAGTGGTTGAACAAGGCGATGTGACACAAATTTTCGATGCACCCCAAACTGACTATACCAAAGCTCTGATGGCCGCAGCCCTGCGGATGGAGGCGGCACCAGAAGGCATCGTGGCAGATTAG
- a CDS encoding 2-hydroxyacid dehydrogenase translates to MTIALYTKGWNQNQWLDRFRQMLPNHVIRSFDEIDDPENIRYAMVWKPEPGALALFPNLEVIFSLGAGVDFLLNDPDLPAVPVVRVVDTDLTNRMSEYVVLQCLLHHRRSLSYMRFQQAGIWMDREDAAAKEIRVGLLGLGVLGQDAAHKLSVMGYDVMGWSRSPKTLDGIRSFAGEHGLDDMLSQTDILVCLLPHTPETEGMLNLDLFKKLPRDGALGGPVLINAGRGKVQVERDIMEAMDEGLLIGASLDVFEEEPLRDGSPIWSHPNIILTPHNAAASSAGALTDYVVKQLKLHESGKPMESVVDRAVGY, encoded by the coding sequence ATGACAATTGCTCTTTACACCAAAGGGTGGAACCAGAACCAATGGCTGGACCGTTTTCGGCAAATGTTGCCTAATCACGTCATCCGCAGCTTTGATGAGATCGATGACCCCGAGAATATTCGCTATGCAATGGTCTGGAAACCGGAACCGGGAGCACTTGCCCTGTTTCCCAATCTGGAAGTAATCTTCTCACTCGGTGCAGGGGTGGATTTTCTGCTGAATGATCCTGATCTGCCAGCGGTTCCCGTAGTAAGGGTTGTTGACACCGATCTCACCAATCGCATGAGTGAATATGTTGTGTTGCAATGTTTGCTACATCATCGTCGTAGCCTCTCCTATATGCGTTTTCAGCAGGCTGGTATCTGGATGGACCGCGAAGATGCTGCCGCAAAAGAAATCCGGGTTGGTCTTCTCGGACTTGGCGTTCTTGGCCAGGATGCCGCCCATAAGCTGTCCGTCATGGGATATGATGTAATGGGCTGGAGCCGGTCTCCCAAGACATTGGATGGCATTCGTAGCTTTGCTGGCGAACATGGTCTCGACGATATGCTTAGCCAAACCGATATTCTGGTTTGCCTGTTGCCTCATACGCCCGAAACCGAGGGAATGCTGAATCTTGATCTCTTCAAGAAACTCCCCCGTGACGGCGCATTGGGTGGTCCGGTTCTCATCAATGCTGGCCGTGGCAAGGTTCAGGTTGAACGTGATATCATGGAAGCCATGGATGAGGGCCTTCTGATCGGTGCTTCGCTGGATGTCTTCGAGGAGGAACCTTTACGGGATGGCAGCCCAATCTGGTCTCATCCCAATATTATTCTGACGCCTCACAACGCAGCTGCAAGTTCGGCAGGAGCGCTAACTGATTATGTTGTGAAGCAGCTGAAACTCCATGAGTCTGGCAAACCAATGGAAAGTGTCGTTGACCGTGCTGTCGGATATTAA
- a CDS encoding type II secretion system F family protein, translating to MDFILSDSVLTLALFGLVVLSIVGILWGLFYPKLSSTAGRDKRMQAIQMSRVQIADTKLKKASADRRKDIEDNLKQIEEKENESKKKKLTLASRLAQAGLEISPKQFMIYSAVSGFVCFLLALIGGMGMLVSIGIGIVGFIGLPNFWLSRRRKKRLAKFLKEFPNAVDVIVRGVKTGLPLGDCISIAATETAEPVAGEFQRLVDEQAMGLSLAAVLPRLHERIPISETNFLAIVIAIQAQAGGSLAEALGNLSKVLRARAQMKEKIGAMSMEAKASAAIIGIMPFVIGLMTYFTSPDYIMILFKQELGWIVMGATLVWMGIGIWMMKNMINFDI from the coding sequence ATGGATTTCATCTTATCCGATTCAGTTCTGACACTGGCTTTGTTTGGTCTGGTGGTTTTATCCATAGTCGGGATCTTATGGGGGCTTTTCTATCCCAAATTGTCCAGTACAGCCGGTCGGGACAAACGTATGCAGGCAATTCAGATGTCTCGCGTTCAGATTGCAGATACCAAGCTCAAGAAAGCTTCAGCTGATCGTCGCAAGGACATTGAGGATAATCTCAAACAGATTGAAGAGAAGGAGAATGAGAGCAAGAAAAAGAAGCTCACTCTTGCCTCTCGCCTCGCACAAGCAGGTTTGGAAATTTCTCCCAAGCAATTCATGATCTATAGTGCAGTCTCTGGATTTGTCTGTTTTTTGCTGGCACTTATTGGCGGTATGGGCATGTTGGTTTCAATTGGAATCGGAATTGTCGGTTTCATTGGCTTGCCCAATTTTTGGCTGTCTCGCCGTCGCAAGAAACGGCTGGCCAAATTTCTCAAGGAGTTTCCAAATGCTGTCGATGTAATTGTAAGAGGCGTCAAAACCGGCTTGCCTCTGGGTGATTGCATTTCCATTGCGGCAACTGAGACGGCAGAGCCTGTAGCGGGAGAATTCCAGCGTTTGGTAGACGAACAGGCAATGGGCCTTTCATTGGCGGCTGTTTTACCACGTCTCCATGAGCGGATACCAATATCGGAAACAAACTTTCTTGCAATCGTGATTGCCATTCAGGCGCAAGCCGGTGGTAGTTTGGCAGAAGCATTAGGCAATCTTTCCAAGGTGTTACGTGCGCGAGCACAGATGAAGGAAAAAATTGGTGCAATGTCGATGGAGGCGAAAGCTTCCGCTGCAATTATTGGCATTATGCCTTTTGTAATCGGTCTGATGACTTACTTCACTTCACCGGACTACATCATGATCCTGTTCAAACAAGAATTGGGTTGGATTGTTATGGGAGCTACTCTTGTCTGGATGGGAATTGGCATCTGGATGATGAAAAATATGATCAATTTTGACATTTGA
- a CDS encoding type II secretion system F family protein — translation MSGLLDIHTLFALVTAVAVIASILSVALPLLEKNELSGRMKQVAIEREKIRARERAKLAQNIGGKSERISLRQEPKALVMQIVDRFNMRDAFADKATRNRLKQAGFRSEAHLMTFTFARIAGPIAGLLLALFYLFFLAKLDQPPFMKIFMAFCFAYACYYAPILYLKNLSDKRKQSINRAWPDALDLFLICVESGMTAELGFQKVASEIGSSSVELAEELTLLTAELSYLQERKIAYENLSDRTGLEGVRGVMTSLIQAERYGTPLGDAIRVMADENRTARMSAAEKKAAALPPKLTVPMILFFLPAIFVVVLGPAALSFFAK, via the coding sequence ATGAGTGGTTTGCTAGATATACATACCCTATTCGCTCTTGTGACAGCAGTAGCAGTGATTGCGTCCATTTTGTCCGTGGCTCTTCCTTTACTCGAAAAGAACGAGCTGAGTGGTCGCATGAAGCAGGTAGCGATTGAGAGAGAGAAAATCCGCGCCCGCGAACGAGCTAAATTGGCACAAAATATTGGTGGTAAGTCTGAGCGAATTTCTTTGCGTCAGGAACCGAAAGCCTTGGTTATGCAAATCGTTGATCGTTTCAACATGCGTGATGCTTTTGCAGACAAGGCAACCCGAAATCGCCTGAAGCAGGCAGGCTTTCGCAGTGAAGCCCATTTGATGACCTTTACCTTTGCCCGCATCGCAGGGCCGATAGCTGGTCTTCTGCTAGCGCTTTTTTATCTCTTCTTTCTGGCCAAGCTTGACCAGCCACCTTTTATGAAAATATTCATGGCTTTCTGTTTCGCATATGCTTGTTATTATGCACCAATTCTTTATCTCAAAAACTTGTCAGACAAACGCAAGCAATCCATTAACCGAGCATGGCCGGATGCGTTGGATTTGTTTTTGATCTGCGTGGAATCCGGCATGACAGCAGAATTGGGTTTCCAGAAAGTTGCTTCGGAAATTGGTAGTTCATCCGTCGAGTTGGCCGAAGAACTGACCCTTTTGACTGCAGAGTTATCTTATCTCCAGGAAAGAAAGATAGCATATGAAAATCTGTCAGATCGAACTGGGCTGGAAGGTGTTCGCGGGGTTATGACAAGCTTGATCCAGGCCGAGCGCTATGGCACGCCTCTTGGTGATGCTATTCGGGTTATGGCGGATGAAAATCGAACAGCTCGCATGAGTGCTGCCGAAAAAAAAGCTGCAGCTCTGCCACCCAAATTGACCGTCCCGATGATCCTTTTCTTTCTGCCTGCAATCTTTGTCGTGGTTCTGGGACCTGCCGCTCTTAGCTTTTTTGCAAAATAG
- a CDS encoding MarR family transcriptional regulator, with translation MGFEFRASQALKLWHDVTLGLVREEETDLSARQMTVLLTVYLEPPPHTVRGLAEKLGVTKPAITRALDTMGRMKLVDRRRDENDKRNVIIMRTVEGALYVERLGDKITKSALDLPH, from the coding sequence ATGGGATTTGAATTTCGCGCAAGCCAGGCATTGAAGCTTTGGCATGATGTGACCTTGGGCTTGGTCCGCGAGGAAGAGACAGATCTGTCTGCACGTCAAATGACAGTTTTGCTGACTGTCTATCTGGAACCACCTCCTCATACCGTTCGAGGCCTCGCCGAAAAGCTTGGGGTGACAAAGCCGGCTATCACACGTGCTTTGGATACGATGGGCAGGATGAAATTGGTTGATCGACGCCGTGATGAAAATGATAAACGCAACGTCATTATCATGCGTACCGTTGAAGGCGCGCTCTATGTGGAGCGTTTGGGCGACAAGATCACAAAGTCTGCTCTTGATTTGCCCCATTGA
- a CDS encoding NlpC/P60 family protein, producing MLNPSLNAYRSDLADIRLEGQVEAEHFIQPTIMRIAVPIAPLKREPDPKGGLDSQILLGEVVRVFEQREDGWSWVQQESDGYVGYLPSNSLGPYRNEEGGEPTFHICVPRTFVYPEPDLKIPASTFLSLGAGVVLGEAIETRGTTYRKVLNLPQLQGQEGWIVTQHARPVMEKSKDFVAEAESLIGTPYLWGGKSSLGIDCSGLVQLACRMAGIEVMRDASMQEKSAGEALDFADELPALQRGDLIFWPGHVGIMCDAKTLLHANGHHMAVASEPLEGALERIANHDYGDMRSIRRLAPQ from the coding sequence ATGTTGAACCCATCTCTTAATGCCTACCGTTCCGATCTGGCCGATATCCGCCTTGAAGGGCAAGTCGAAGCCGAACACTTCATCCAGCCGACGATCATGCGTATTGCGGTACCTATTGCTCCGCTTAAGCGTGAACCGGATCCGAAAGGTGGACTGGATAGTCAGATACTACTCGGCGAAGTCGTTCGTGTCTTTGAGCAGCGTGAAGATGGTTGGAGCTGGGTTCAGCAGGAAAGCGACGGCTATGTCGGTTATCTGCCGAGCAATTCTCTTGGTCCTTACCGCAATGAAGAGGGAGGCGAGCCAACATTCCATATTTGTGTGCCCCGTACCTTTGTTTATCCCGAGCCGGATCTGAAAATACCCGCATCGACTTTCCTGTCACTAGGGGCCGGCGTTGTCCTGGGGGAAGCGATTGAAACCAGAGGCACGACCTATCGAAAAGTGTTGAACTTGCCTCAATTGCAAGGGCAGGAGGGCTGGATCGTCACTCAACATGCACGCCCTGTCATGGAAAAATCTAAAGATTTTGTCGCCGAAGCCGAAAGCCTGATCGGTACACCCTATCTGTGGGGTGGGAAAAGCTCTTTGGGTATTGATTGCTCGGGTTTGGTTCAGTTGGCTTGCCGGATGGCAGGGATCGAAGTGATGCGGGATGCCTCCATGCAGGAAAAATCCGCTGGTGAAGCTTTGGATTTTGCCGATGAATTGCCAGCTTTGCAAAGAGGTGATCTGATCTTCTGGCCTGGCCATGTTGGCATCATGTGTGATGCCAAAACTCTTCTTCACGCTAACGGTCATCATATGGCCGTGGCAAGCGAACCGCTCGAAGGGGCTTTGGAACGTATCGCCAATCATGACTATGGCGATATGCGATCCATCAGACGATTAGCACCACAATAA
- a CDS encoding leucyl aminopeptidase family protein — protein MTSSTPIHFVTSQTLDEKLEALPPMAQSWAKTHDFAARKGQICLLPSSDGSIEQVLFGLGVVNEKDGNPLDVGVLPTKLPVGTYHYANGAEVWKVEDLSLAVLAWYLGGYRFDRYKDAGKEMPELDWPEQVNRDEIQLLAKGSNLARDLINIPANDMGPDELEAITKGLADSHGAGLTVTKGDALLERNFPMIHAVGRASTRKPRLLDLVWGEEGNPKVTLVGKGVCFDTGGLDLKPSSAMLLMKKDMGGAANVLGLASMIMSAKLPVRLRVLIPAVENSVAGNAFRPGDVLQSHKGLTVEIGNTDAEGRLVLADAMSLADTEAPDLMIDMATLTGAARVALGPDLPPFYSDDDELVGEINELAKSNRDPLWNMPLWDGYDQNLSSEIADVNHISTGGFAGSITAALFLRRFVDQAKSWVHFDIYGWAPKAQPSRPKGGEAQSIRTLFALIRKRYGS, from the coding sequence ATGACAAGCTCAACTCCCATTCATTTTGTGACCAGCCAAACATTGGATGAAAAACTGGAGGCACTTCCGCCCATGGCGCAAAGCTGGGCGAAAACCCATGATTTCGCAGCCAGAAAAGGACAGATCTGCCTTTTGCCTTCTTCTGATGGGTCCATTGAACAAGTTCTGTTCGGATTGGGAGTGGTGAATGAGAAAGATGGCAATCCACTCGACGTGGGAGTTTTGCCAACCAAGCTGCCTGTCGGCACCTACCATTACGCAAATGGTGCCGAGGTCTGGAAGGTTGAAGATCTTTCTCTTGCAGTGTTGGCCTGGTATTTGGGAGGCTATCGTTTTGATCGTTATAAGGATGCCGGGAAGGAAATGCCGGAACTGGATTGGCCAGAGCAGGTCAATCGCGATGAGATCCAACTTCTTGCGAAAGGCTCCAATCTTGCCCGCGATTTGATCAATATTCCAGCCAATGATATGGGTCCTGATGAATTGGAAGCCATTACCAAAGGTCTTGCAGATAGCCATGGTGCGGGTCTTACCGTCACCAAGGGCGATGCTTTGTTGGAACGTAATTTTCCGATGATCCACGCTGTTGGGCGTGCCAGTACGCGCAAGCCACGTTTGCTTGATCTGGTTTGGGGGGAAGAAGGCAACCCTAAGGTAACTCTGGTTGGTAAAGGTGTGTGTTTCGATACTGGCGGGTTGGATCTCAAGCCGAGCTCCGCGATGCTTTTGATGAAAAAGGATATGGGCGGGGCAGCCAACGTATTGGGTCTTGCATCCATGATCATGAGCGCAAAATTGCCGGTGCGTTTGCGTGTACTGATCCCTGCGGTGGAAAATTCCGTGGCTGGCAATGCTTTCCGGCCAGGCGATGTGTTGCAGAGCCATAAAGGCTTGACAGTCGAAATTGGCAATACCGATGCTGAAGGGCGTTTGGTGCTGGCGGACGCTATGTCGCTGGCTGATACGGAGGCTCCCGACCTGATGATCGATATGGCAACTTTGACCGGTGCTGCACGTGTGGCTCTTGGTCCGGATTTGCCGCCTTTTTACAGTGATGATGATGAATTGGTTGGTGAAATAAATGAGCTGGCTAAAAGCAATCGTGATCCACTCTGGAACATGCCGCTTTGGGATGGTTATGATCAGAACCTTTCATCCGAAATTGCGGATGTGAATCATATTTCCACGGGTGGCTTTGCCGGTTCGATTACAGCAGCACTATTCTTGCGCCGTTTTGTAGATCAGGCGAAAAGCTGGGTTCATTTTGATATTTATGGTTGGGCGCCAAAAGCACAGCCCAGTCGTCCAAAAGGCGGGGAGGCACAAAGTATCCGAACACTCTTCGCCTTGATCAGAAAACGATATGGGTCCTGA
- a CDS encoding AAA family ATPase, whose translation MSEQPIPNTGFEIDSDYEAFEDEFSTGLNEDLTEVRPLPRISIQAFCESPQILSVIEEVKQDRRLARAHVKAVSGGISAATEFFYEAPTPNLIILEATQNYDQLIGELDQLANVCDAGTKVVLIGHVNDVHLYRDLVRRGVSEYVVAPVSPNDLIMVLSELYNDPDAAPLGRTIAFIGAKGGVGSSTVAHNIGWSISHHQSQDVIVADLDVPFGTAGLDFNQDPPQTIADAIKAADRLDDQYLERILTKCSERLSLLTAPAVLDNTTDFDGEFFSHMMELLQNSAPYTILDLPHLWTGWNKQLLLASDDIVITAMPDLANLRNVKNMLDLINQERNADRPPQLVINQTGIQKRPEIKAKDFAAALEYEDFYEISFDAAAFGMAANNGQMIGELGGTAKIAEILDGLAGSLTGRLEIQKQSKSLLAPLLQRFGKNK comes from the coding sequence ATGAGTGAACAACCAATTCCGAACACTGGCTTTGAAATCGATTCCGACTATGAGGCTTTTGAAGATGAATTTTCCACAGGTCTCAATGAAGACCTGACGGAAGTTCGTCCACTACCGCGCATTTCAATTCAGGCATTCTGTGAATCACCACAAATTCTATCGGTGATTGAAGAGGTCAAACAAGATCGCCGCTTGGCAAGAGCGCATGTGAAAGCGGTTTCTGGTGGCATTTCGGCAGCGACGGAATTTTTCTATGAAGCGCCGACACCCAATCTGATAATTCTCGAAGCCACTCAGAATTACGATCAGTTGATTGGAGAGTTGGATCAGCTGGCCAATGTTTGCGATGCAGGCACCAAGGTTGTGTTGATTGGCCATGTCAACGATGTACACCTCTATCGAGATCTGGTGCGTCGAGGGGTTTCTGAATATGTAGTAGCTCCTGTCTCCCCCAATGATTTGATCATGGTTTTGAGCGAACTCTATAATGATCCCGATGCCGCTCCTCTCGGTCGTACCATCGCTTTCATTGGCGCCAAGGGTGGTGTAGGTTCTTCGACCGTTGCACATAATATTGGCTGGTCTATTTCCCATCATCAGAGCCAGGATGTGATCGTTGCAGATCTCGATGTGCCTTTTGGAACTGCGGGGCTGGATTTCAATCAGGACCCCCCTCAGACAATTGCTGATGCCATTAAGGCTGCAGATCGACTGGATGATCAATATCTGGAGAGAATTCTGACAAAGTGCTCGGAGCGGCTAAGCCTCCTGACAGCGCCAGCGGTTCTGGACAATACAACCGACTTTGATGGCGAATTCTTTTCTCATATGATGGAATTACTCCAGAATTCGGCACCTTACACAATCCTTGATTTACCTCATCTTTGGACCGGGTGGAACAAGCAGCTTTTGCTTGCATCCGATGATATCGTCATTACTGCGATGCCGGATCTGGCCAATCTGCGCAATGTAAAAAACATGCTGGATTTGATCAATCAGGAACGCAATGCAGATCGTCCACCGCAATTGGTTATCAATCAGACAGGCATTCAAAAGCGTCCTGAAATCAAGGCAAAGGATTTTGCTGCGGCGCTGGAATATGAAGATTTTTATGAAATCAGCTTCGATGCCGCGGCTTTTGGTATGGCCGCAAATAACGGCCAGATGATTGGTGAGTTGGGTGGAACAGCCAAGATCGCCGAGATTCTAGATGGTCTTGCTGGGAGCTTGACAGGACGCCTTGAAATTCAAAAACAAAGCAAATCTCTGCTGGCACCGTTGCTGCAACGGTTTGGCAAGAATAAATAA